The following are from one region of the Candidatus Acidulodesulfobacterium ferriphilum genome:
- a CDS encoding DMT family transporter, whose product MNRLKFIILIVLSTALMGSAFSVIKMGDMYASPLMFAAIRFILAGLLLSFIVGLMRMPHPKHSSEWFYVALIGFFQTTGVFGAIFLSLRTITAGESSILIFVNPILVVLFSAFIGIRYRLLQWFGVIVGFIGVVILIGFHPYYQVGVWIALSGAVFWAITTLLVKRVASFINIWVLTAYQMLIGGILLLFISEIFGHPYVILNFSFVLIVLWLAIMSSIVQFGIWFYLIQKNNPGKVSSFLFLAPLFGVLSGLILLREPVTLQIILGGFFILLGIFLVNSTESQRTILEKAEVETEGNP is encoded by the coding sequence ATGAATCGTTTAAAGTTCATTATATTAATTGTGTTATCCACTGCGCTGATGGGGTCAGCTTTTTCAGTAATTAAAATGGGCGATATGTATGCATCGCCTTTAATGTTTGCCGCGATACGTTTCATTCTGGCCGGGCTATTGTTATCTTTCATTGTAGGACTTATGCGGATGCCTCATCCAAAACATTCAAGCGAATGGTTTTACGTTGCACTGATTGGATTTTTTCAAACAACAGGTGTTTTTGGAGCTATTTTTTTGAGTTTGCGCACCATCACTGCGGGAGAATCATCTATTTTAATATTCGTAAACCCCATATTAGTTGTTTTATTTAGTGCGTTTATCGGCATACGATATCGTTTGCTTCAGTGGTTTGGGGTCATTGTTGGCTTTATCGGAGTAGTAATATTAATTGGATTTCACCCTTATTATCAAGTAGGCGTGTGGATAGCACTGTCAGGTGCGGTATTTTGGGCTATAACCACATTATTGGTTAAGCGGGTGGCCAGTTTTATAAACATTTGGGTGCTGACCGCTTATCAAATGCTGATTGGAGGAATACTGCTGCTTTTTATCAGTGAAATTTTTGGGCATCCATATGTCATTTTAAATTTTTCATTTGTTTTAATCGTTCTTTGGCTTGCAATTATGAGCTCCATTGTGCAATTTGGAATCTGGTTTTATTTAATTCAAAAAAACAACCCCGGGAAGGTCAGCTCTTTTTTATTTTTAGCTCCGCTGTTCGGAGTTTTGTCCGGATTAATTTTATTAAGGGAACCTGTCACTTTGCAAATAATTTTAGGCGGCTTTTTTATTTTGTTGGGTATATTTCTTGTCAATAGTACTGAATCCCAACGAACAATATTGGAAAAAGCGGAGGTTGAAACAGAAGGCAACCCTTAA
- a CDS encoding type II toxin-antitoxin system RelE/ParE family toxin produces the protein MHNAEWTENALEDLGRLDKPVAKRILSKISWFSERFDNIIPLPLSGDLSGVYKFRIGDYRVIYTIKDESLLIQAVGHRRNIYKK, from the coding sequence TTGCATAATGCCGAATGGACCGAGAACGCATTAGAAGACCTCGGCAGGCTCGATAAGCCTGTAGCAAAGCGCATACTAAGTAAAATATCGTGGTTCTCGGAACGCTTCGACAATATAATTCCCCTGCCCCTTTCAGGAGACTTATCGGGGGTTTACAAGTTCAGGATAGGAGATTATAGAGTTATCTACACGATTAAAGACGAGTCTCTCCTCATTCAGGCCGTTGGCCATAGAAGAAACATTTATAAGAAATAG
- a CDS encoding DoxX family membrane protein — translation MAAKNSSVWNAFLRIYIGIYFLYAVHSKLSPFFFSNFHSRLSYFASHDPLRLYVIFLNHFVIPNAFLFAILIVMGELFAGIFLTAGFLTGIAGFVGIFLNLNYLLAMFWMGPAELAINLTFIMCELVIIFTGSGRALGIDALF, via the coding sequence ATGGCGGCTAAAAATTCAAGTGTGTGGAATGCTTTTTTGCGGATATATATAGGTATTTATTTTCTTTATGCCGTCCACTCTAAATTAAGTCCGTTTTTCTTTTCCAATTTTCATAGCAGGCTTTCATATTTTGCAAGTCATGACCCCTTACGGCTTTATGTTATATTTTTAAATCATTTTGTTATTCCAAACGCGTTTTTGTTTGCTATATTAATAGTTATGGGAGAGTTATTCGCGGGGATTTTTTTGACGGCAGGGTTTTTAACCGGAATCGCGGGTTTTGTCGGTATTTTTCTAAACCTTAATTATCTTCTGGCGATGTTCTGGATGGGTCCTGCAGAGTTGGCGATAAATCTTACCTTTATAATGTGCGAATTGGTGATAATATTTACAGGTTCAGGAAGGGCGTTAGGAATAGATGCATTATTTTAA
- the tal gene encoding transaldolase: MKADFLISKKEQFRKLISYGQSPWLDNISRCLIDSGELEQLVKNGIITGITSNPSIFEKSINSGKCGYPELIKKLSSEKLDSFTIYDIITREDIKKAAKILLPVFKKTGGNDGFVSIEVPPNIATNIETSISEAQRIFALINEKNVLIKIPATKEGLEIIPILLSKGINVNVTLMFSVNHYTQVANAYIKGIKKASENGIDLKNIHSVASIFISRIDTMVDRQLEELIKNTNDSSIKEKITNLLGKAGVANAKIIFKKYGDIFDNGGEFASLKKKGANIQRLLWASTSTKNPAYYDLKYVEPLIGKNTINTLPDETILHIAEHGNLIPETASEDIDYSMHINEELLKIGIDLNEVGEKLQLNGVKSFEDSYEKLLKSIENI; the protein is encoded by the coding sequence ATGAAAGCCGATTTCTTAATTTCTAAAAAGGAACAATTTAGAAAGTTAATTTCATATGGTCAAAGCCCGTGGCTTGACAATATATCGAGGTGCCTGATAGACTCCGGCGAACTTGAGCAATTGGTTAAAAACGGCATAATTACCGGAATAACATCCAATCCTTCTATTTTTGAAAAATCTATAAATTCCGGAAAATGCGGATACCCTGAGTTAATTAAAAAACTCTCGTCGGAAAAATTAGATTCCTTTACCATATACGACATCATCACGCGCGAAGACATCAAAAAAGCCGCTAAAATCCTTTTGCCCGTTTTTAAAAAAACCGGCGGAAACGACGGATTCGTCAGCATAGAGGTCCCCCCCAATATCGCGACAAATATTGAAACATCGATAAGCGAGGCCCAAAGAATATTTGCGCTTATAAACGAAAAAAATGTTCTGATAAAAATACCCGCCACAAAAGAAGGACTTGAAATTATCCCGATACTGCTGTCCAAAGGCATAAATGTTAATGTTACATTGATGTTTTCGGTAAACCACTATACTCAAGTGGCAAATGCTTACATAAAAGGCATTAAAAAGGCTTCAGAAAATGGAATAGATTTAAAAAACATTCATTCCGTCGCAAGCATTTTTATAAGCAGGATTGATACAATGGTGGATAGACAATTGGAGGAATTGATTAAAAATACAAACGACTCTTCCATAAAAGAAAAAATTACAAATTTGTTGGGAAAAGCCGGCGTCGCAAATGCAAAAATTATTTTTAAAAAATACGGCGATATTTTTGATAACGGCGGCGAATTTGCCTCCCTGAAAAAAAAAGGCGCTAATATTCAGAGGCTTTTATGGGCAAGCACAAGTACGAAAAATCCGGCTTATTATGACTTAAAATATGTCGAACCTTTAATCGGTAAAAATACTATAAATACTCTGCCCGATGAAACTATCCTGCATATTGCGGAACATGGAAATTTGATTCCGGAAACCGCATCCGAAGATATTGATTATTCGATGCATATAAACGAAGAATTATTGAAAATAGGCATAGATTTAAATGAGGTCGGCGAAAAATTGCAATTGAACGGGGTTAAATCGTTTGAAGATTCCTATGAAAAGCTGCTTAAATCGATTGAGAATATTTAA
- a CDS encoding transketolase has protein sequence MEINKGFGRKELSGEEIEFLKNFTKKCRGDILRMTTLAASGHPGGSMSSIDIYAVLYGFCNVDPSNPFKQDRDRIVISHGHTTPGAYSALGNYGFFDIEDAILNFRSAGSPFEGHVEKTVPGIEWNTGNLGQGLSAACGFALNSRLNNLKYNVYCVMGDGEQTKGQIGEARRFAVKYKLNNLTVIVDKNGLQIGGKTSEVMPDNIKENFEADGFHVIEIDGHNFNEIYSAVKKANEFASPVVIIANTIMGKGVSFMENQAKYHGAALSPADCKKALAELGEPENIDELGGKKKLGLPIKPLKEKKNNFLISNAGNKNIIYTREKNTDNRSAFGNALYDIAKNYKEQNNSPNIPFAVFDCDLEGSVKTGAFRNAFPDNFFESGIEEHNTAVISGALSTENILTFFADFGVFGIDEVYNQQRLNDINHTNLKVVCTHCGIDVGEDGKTHQCIDYFGVINSTFGFKVIIPADPNQTDRAVRHIASNAGNFALIMGRSVIPVILDEENKPFFGDGYNFRYGKMDIIRNGRDLTIISSGNMLTHALKGYEMLKKDGINPMLLNVSCPSDIDTEDLRLAAKTGFIVTIEDHNIKNGIGTVLGSMLAENGISVKFRKLGAKFYSSSGKPDELYKLAGLSPQDLYNFVKKEI, from the coding sequence ATGGAAATTAATAAAGGGTTTGGGAGGAAAGAATTGTCGGGAGAAGAAATCGAATTTTTAAAGAATTTTACAAAAAAATGCAGGGGAGATATTTTAAGAATGACCACGCTCGCCGCTTCAGGGCACCCCGGCGGTTCGATGTCCTCAATCGACATATATGCCGTTTTATACGGATTTTGCAATGTTGACCCGTCAAACCCGTTTAAACAAGACAGGGATAGAATAGTGATAAGCCACGGACACACAACGCCGGGCGCTTACTCCGCTCTCGGCAATTACGGATTTTTCGACATAGAAGACGCAATTTTAAATTTTAGAAGCGCGGGGTCTCCTTTTGAAGGCCATGTCGAAAAAACGGTTCCCGGAATAGAATGGAATACCGGCAATCTTGGACAGGGTCTTTCGGCCGCCTGCGGATTCGCATTAAATTCAAGATTGAATAATTTAAAATATAATGTTTACTGCGTTATGGGCGACGGAGAGCAAACAAAGGGCCAGATAGGCGAGGCAAGAAGATTTGCGGTAAAATACAAATTAAATAACCTGACTGTCATAGTAGATAAAAACGGACTGCAAATCGGCGGAAAAACATCCGAAGTAATGCCCGATAATATAAAAGAAAATTTTGAGGCGGATGGGTTTCATGTCATAGAAATAGACGGGCATAATTTTAACGAGATATATTCTGCTGTGAAAAAAGCTAATGAATTTGCCTCCCCTGTTGTCATTATCGCAAATACGATAATGGGAAAAGGTGTATCCTTTATGGAAAATCAGGCTAAATATCACGGCGCGGCACTAAGTCCGGCTGATTGCAAAAAGGCGTTGGCCGAACTTGGAGAACCGGAAAATATCGATGAACTCGGAGGTAAAAAGAAATTAGGTTTGCCTATTAAGCCCTTAAAAGAAAAGAAAAACAATTTTTTGATTTCAAACGCCGGCAATAAAAACATAATTTATACAAGGGAGAAAAACACGGACAATCGTTCTGCGTTCGGCAACGCGCTGTACGATATAGCAAAAAATTATAAAGAACAAAATAATTCCCCGAATATCCCTTTTGCCGTGTTCGACTGCGATTTAGAAGGCTCGGTTAAAACCGGCGCGTTCAGGAATGCCTTCCCCGATAATTTCTTCGAATCGGGCATAGAGGAACATAATACCGCCGTTATTTCAGGCGCGCTGTCAACCGAAAACATCCTTACCTTCTTCGCCGACTTCGGCGTCTTCGGAATAGACGAAGTTTATAACCAGCAAAGGCTGAACGATATAAATCACACAAACTTAAAGGTGGTATGCACTCATTGCGGAATAGATGTAGGAGAAGACGGCAAAACGCATCAATGCATCGATTATTTCGGCGTGATTAACTCAACATTCGGGTTTAAGGTCATAATCCCGGCAGACCCGAATCAAACGGACAGGGCAGTAAGGCATATTGCTTCTAATGCGGGCAATTTTGCGCTGATTATGGGGCGGTCGGTTATTCCGGTTATATTGGATGAGGAGAACAAGCCATTTTTCGGGGATGGTTATAATTTTAGGTACGGAAAAATGGATATTATCAGAAATGGAAGGGATTTAACTATAATATCTTCGGGAAATATGCTGACGCACGCGTTAAAAGGATACGAAATGCTTAAAAAAGACGGAATAAACCCGATGCTTCTAAATGTTTCCTGCCCGAGCGACATAGACACGGAAGACTTGCGTCTTGCCGCAAAAACCGGCTTCATAGTTACGATAGAAGACCACAATATAAAAAACGGCATTGGGACGGTTTTAGGGTCGATGCTTGCCGAGAACGGAATTTCCGTAAAATTTAGAAAACTGGGGGCTAAATTCTACAGTTCTTCGGGAAAGCCCGATGAGTTATACAAATTGGCAGGTTTATCGCCGCAGGATTTATATAATTTTGTTAAAAAAGAAATATAA
- the zwf gene encoding glucose-6-phosphate dehydrogenase, protein MAELKPSIIVIFGASGDLAHIKIFPALYSLWEDGFFPDSFFIAGFARTGMDDETFRKTILDALNANCRKKPINEDDFLNFSKHIFYLKSKYDDESSYKELGKFVKSKASEYNIPKNIVYYLSTPPNVYIKIIDGIRSANLTSSEFKGDNFSRIVVEKPFGYDYESAKDLNSKLLSVFKEEEVYRIDHYLGKETVQNIFAFRFSNAIFEPLWNNKYIDHIQISALEPIGVGFRAGYFDKSGIIRDMMQNHMMQLLSSVAIEPPAIFHADDIRNEKAKLLKSIRPFSLNDVKNFVVRGQYDRGFIANKPVISYKEEEGIPQNSNTDTYAALRLFVDNYRWAGVPFYLRSGKRLKKHKTEIAVFFKKLPYSLYGKDGMEKIKQNSIIITIQPNEGISINFGAKTPGFKMDIEPVNMVFNYKSSFKLSPPEAYERLIYDIIVGDQTLFARYDDTLIAWQFITSIINGWSKIEPPAFPNYEAGSWGPKEADDLINADGRVWNNN, encoded by the coding sequence ATGGCAGAACTAAAACCTTCTATAATCGTAATTTTCGGGGCAAGCGGAGATCTGGCGCATATTAAAATATTTCCCGCGTTATACAGCTTATGGGAGGACGGGTTTTTTCCCGATAGTTTTTTCATTGCAGGATTTGCCAGGACTGGTATGGACGATGAAACTTTCCGAAAAACAATCCTTGATGCTTTGAATGCGAATTGCAGGAAAAAACCCATAAATGAAGATGATTTTTTAAATTTTTCAAAGCATATATTTTATCTGAAGTCAAAATACGATGATGAATCGAGTTATAAGGAATTGGGCAAATTCGTTAAATCTAAGGCTTCGGAATATAATATACCTAAAAATATCGTTTATTACCTTTCCACCCCGCCGAATGTTTATATTAAAATAATTGACGGCATTCGAAGCGCAAATCTTACTTCAAGCGAATTTAAAGGGGATAACTTTTCAAGGATTGTCGTCGAAAAGCCGTTTGGCTACGATTACGAAAGCGCGAAAGATTTAAACAGTAAACTTCTTTCCGTGTTTAAAGAAGAAGAAGTTTACAGGATAGACCATTATCTTGGAAAAGAAACCGTTCAAAATATATTTGCTTTCAGGTTTTCGAACGCTATTTTTGAACCCCTGTGGAACAATAAATATATAGACCATATACAAATATCGGCATTGGAACCTATCGGGGTAGGGTTCAGAGCCGGCTATTTTGATAAATCCGGCATTATAAGGGATATGATGCAAAATCATATGATGCAGTTATTATCATCCGTTGCAATAGAACCGCCCGCTATTTTCCATGCCGACGATATAAGAAACGAGAAGGCGAAACTATTGAAAAGCATAAGGCCTTTCAGTTTAAACGATGTAAAAAATTTTGTAGTCAGGGGGCAATACGACAGAGGATTTATCGCCAATAAGCCTGTAATAAGCTACAAAGAAGAGGAAGGAATACCGCAGAATTCGAATACCGATACATATGCGGCTTTACGGCTTTTCGTAGATAATTATAGATGGGCGGGGGTTCCGTTTTACCTGAGGTCGGGTAAAAGATTAAAAAAGCATAAAACCGAGATAGCGGTGTTTTTTAAAAAGCTGCCTTACAGCCTTTACGGAAAAGACGGAATGGAAAAAATTAAACAAAATTCTATAATAATTACGATTCAACCGAATGAAGGCATATCGATAAATTTCGGCGCCAAGACGCCCGGGTTTAAAATGGATATAGAACCTGTAAATATGGTATTTAATTATAAATCGTCATTTAAACTTTCTCCCCCGGAAGCTTATGAAAGACTTATATATGACATAATTGTCGGCGATCAGACTCTTTTTGCAAGATACGACGATACGCTTATCGCATGGCAATTTATCACATCCATAATAAACGGGTGGTCAAAAATAGAACCTCCCGCATTTCCAAACTATGAAGCCGGGTCATGGGGGCCGAAAGAAGCAGATGACCTGATTAATGCCGATGGCAGGGTGTGGAATAATAATTAA